In Bacteroidales bacterium, the DNA window AAATAGTAAGTAACTTGTCAAATGAAGGAATAAAAGTTAAGGCTTACAAAGATATCCGTAAACTATATGAAGATAAAGATATAGATGCCGTTTCAATTGTTACACCGAACCACTGGCATGCACTGGCTACGGTATGGGCATGTCAGGCCGGAAAACATGTTTGCGTGGAAAAACCGGTTTCGCATAGTATCTGGGAAGGACGAAAAATGGTGGAGGCGGCCAGAAAATACAAACGTCTGGTTCAGGCCGACCTTGATTCCCGTTCCAATATGAATCTAGATGCAGGAATAAAATACATGCAACAGAACCTGGGAAAAGTCTTACTGGTTCGTATCATGAACTATAAGCGCCGTACAAGTATCGGTAAAATAATGGGTCCCGGGAATATTCCGTCTACGGTAGATTATGATTTATGGACTGGCCCATCTCCGGCACAACCTCTTCCCCGGAAAAAACTTCATTATGACTGGCACTGGCAGTGGCTGACAGGAAACAGTGAATTAGGTAATAACGGGCCACACCAACTGGATATCTGTCGATGGGCTTTGGGTAAAAGTACGTTGCCCAGGAGTGCTTTTAGCTTTGGAGGCCGGTATGGTTATAATGATGATGGGGAAACTCCCAATACACAGGTTGCGGTATTTGATTATGATGGCACTCCGGTCATTTATGATTCAAGGGGACTTGGTGAAAAAACAGGGATAGATAATATGGATGGAGCAGTTATTTACAGCGCTGCCGGTAAAAGAATATTCCATCCTTATAAAGGAACTGCCAATTGTGTGGTCTATTTTATTTGTGAAAAAGGAATACTTTCCGGTAATACGGTGTATGATAATGACGGTAATGTGATCAAAACATTCCGGGAGCAAGGTTCTACAGGGCCACAATTCAGCTTTATCAAAGCTTTAAGAAGTAATAAAATTGAAGATTTAAAGACCGATATTCTTGAAGGGCATTTATCTGCGGCAATCAGTCATATGGGAAACATTTCATACCAACTAGGGCAAAAAGAACCAGTCGGCAAAATTAAAGAATTAGTAAAAAGCAACCCATATCTGGAACAGGTATGCAATGAAATGGAAAAGCATCTGCTGGCCAATGATATTGACCTGAATAAAGAAAGCCTGTTCATCGGACCTACTTTATTTATGGATTCAAAAAGTGAACGCTTTACAGGGGTAAACAGTGAGAAGGCCAATATGTTTGTTAAAGATACATACCGGTATCCCTATATTATTCCGGATAAAATTTAATCTCTTTCAAAAAAACTAAAAGATGAAAAAAATATTTGTTGTTCTGTGGTTATTATTATTTTCAGTTTTATCAAATACTTATGCACAATCGTCTGTTCCGGAGGGATTTATTTCATTATTTAATGGGACGACTTTTCACGGATGGAATATTCAGCCTGATAAAGGTGCCTGGCAGGTAATTGATGGTGTCATCCGTTGTATCGGTACCCCTAACACCCCATATTTAATCCTGACAGAAAAGGAATATGAAAATTTCGAATTATATATCGATTTTAAGATGAGTGAAGGGTGTAACAGTGGCCTCTTTTTGCATCAGACGGAAAGGTCGTGGGGAAGGGAATCCCGTAACGGAATGGAAATCCAGATATTCGATAATGCCGGAAGAGGAATAAGTAAAAACTCATGTGGCGCTGTATATGACCAGGTTCCTCCTATTGCTAACCCGGTAAAACCTGCAGGATTATGGAACACATATTATATAATTATGGATTGGCCTTTTCTCAAAATATGGTTAAACGGACAATTGATTCAGGACCTAAACCTTGAAAACTATCCTGATCTGAAATACCGGCTGAGAAAGGGCTATATAGGTTTACAGAATCATGATCATTTTGTTGAATTTAAGAATATTTATATCAAGGAATTGCCTTCATCCGAAAAGCCATGGAGTAATTTATTTGATGGAAAAAATCTCTCCGGGTGGACCAAAACAGGTAATGCGACCTGGAAAATTGAAAACGGGGTTTTAATTGCATCCGGAGGTAGTGGGTACCTGATCAGCAATGACGAATTTGAAAATTATGAATTGCAGATATTTGGAAAGAAATACCAAAATGGAGGGAATAGTTGTATCTTTTATTCATGGCAAAACGAAAAGGATATGGGTTATAGGACGGATTTCAATGAAATGAAATTAGGCTATCAGTTTCCTTTAATTCAGGTCATTAATGAAGGTAATAAGTCTTCAGTACGATATAATGGAGAAGAAATATCGTTCAATACAGGACAGACTACAAATCCCAGAGGAAAAATTGTTCTTTACCATTCGGAGAAGGATGGAGAAATAAAAATTGCTAAAATAAGAATAAAGAACCTGGACACTTTGACTAAAAAATAAACAGTTTTAGAAGTAGTGCATTTAGGCAATAAAATGCTTTAATATTATTGGTATTCTTGTTCATCATCTGAATAACTGACGATCAGAATCAATACACGTAATGCCGGAAGTAACTCAAACGGCTATTAGCGTCATATCGCTGAGTTAGGGTTGGTATATTAGTTGCAAAAAATTATTTTTTAAATATTTTTTATGATTTCTGATATTATTATCATAATTTACAATGAAACGATCTTTGTGATTAATTGGATGATAATTAGTTGAATATGTCGATTTTTGATATGAGTGACCTTTTATCTCTAATATAAATGCATTACAGCTTTTATGATTAAACTTATTACTTTCATTTGGATATATCCTCTCAACAGAATGTACAAAATTTAAATTAATTTTTTGATGATCTATCCTTAACTTACAGGTCATATCAGAAATTTTTATTTGCGTAAAAATGATCTAGGATACTGTGATCTTTTAAAATATCAGGAACGGTTTTTAAGGGTACGGTAATTTTTATCAAAAAATATTTCAAAAAAGTGAGTATATGTTTTCCATTTGTGTGTATTATAATGGTAAGTGAAACTTTAAAGCAAGAAAGGCCTATGGGGAAATAACAAAAGAGAAGGAAAAGAAAAATCGGATGACACCGCTAAATATCATCCGATCGTGATTTAATGTAAAATTAAACAATTTTTAAAACAATACAAAAGTAGAAAAAAATGATTGGTGAATTATTAAAATTACATCAAATGAAGAATGTTTTCATAAAAAGTTTATGGATGCTTTGTTGTGTTCTTTGTTTCATCTCTTGTAAAGATGACGATGACGTTAAAAGGGAAGAATATGATCCCAATAAACCGGTACTTCTTACATCATTCTCACCCGATTCGGGAAGAATTGCTGAAAAAATATTATTGGATGGGGAAAATTTCGGTGCTGATCCTCAAAAAATAAAAGTATATTTCAACAACAAAAAAGCGCCGGTAATATCATCGACAGGTAAACGAGTGTATGCTATTGTTCCCAAAATGCCGGGCGATACATGTACTGTATCCGTAGTGATAGGTAATGATTCTTTAAGTTATGAGCAGAAATTCCGCTATCAGATATCGGTTTCCGTAAGCACCGTAACCGGAAATGGAACAGCTACATATAAAGAAGGTTCATTGGCAGAGGCTACTCTCTCGCCGACTTATGTTTGTGTGGATAATGAAGATAATATTTTCGTCAGTGTCCGGCAAAATCCTTATGGGATTGTAAAAGTCAGTGAGACTGAAAATTATGTGACCACTTTAATTATGGGTACAGGTAGCGTGATTATCCCCAATGCTCTTTGTGTCGACAAACACACTGAAATAATCACCGTTCCTTCCGAACATTCCCTGACAGGATTTTTCACCTGTGACCCTAAGGAAGCGTGGGCACCAAGAGGGCGCAGTTTCAGGATCGTGGAAACCAATGGTTATCCTATACCGACTAATACATGGAAGCATTCAATGGCAGCCTGTGAGTATGACGGTTATGTGTATACCCGTTTTTGGGAAGGACAGATCATCAAAATCAATCCGAAAACATACGATGCTGAAATCATCTACCAGACGCCCAATGGGACATCGTCCGGCTTGACTTTCCATTCATTACAACCTAAAATGCTGTATTTTACCGGATATTCCGGAGGTATAGCCAATGGTCTTTACAGTTTTGATATTACGGATCCTGGCAATACTTTTAAAAGATTAACAGCATCGGGATCAGGTCACAGAGATGGTGAACTGGCAATATCTTTATTAAATTATCCCTGGCAAATATATTTCGACCCTGACGGGAACCTGTACATTGCAGATTGTAATAATCACTGCATACGAAGGGTTACTACGGATAATATGATGGAAACTGTCGTGGGAATGCCCGGTACATCCGGATGGAAAGACGGCGGGAAAGAAGAGGCCTTGTTTAATCAACCCAGAGGCGTAGGGGTAAGTAATGACGGTACCGTATATGTCGCAGATTGGGGAAATAATCGAATTAGAAAACTGGCCATTGAATAATAGTTTAAATGTTAGATAACATGAAAAAAAATATTATATTAGTATTGTTATTATTCTTTTGTTTTACTCTTTCTGCTCAACAAAGAGAGACATTTGCCATGGAAGGGGTAGTATATGATGAAACAGGAGAAACGTTGACAGGGGTTACTGTTTATATAAAAGATAGAGTAGGTGTCGGAACCACCAGTAATGTGGAAGGAAAATTCAGTATCAGGGCGGCACGGGGAGATCTGATCGTGTTCTCTTTTGTCGGATATAATAATGTTGAATATCTGGTACTTGACGAAAAGAAGGATCTTCGCATACAATTTACCGATGCAGCGCAGGAATTGGAAGAAGTGGTAGTGGTTGGAATGGGTAGCCAAAGAAAGATCAGTTCGGTAGCTGCTGTTTCAACAATAGATGTTAAGGAATTGCAAACTCCGGTAGCTTCCGTCGCTAACCTGTTGGGAGGCAAGGTGGCCGGTGTTATATCCATGCAGACCAGTGGCGAACCGGGAAAAAATATTGCTGAGTTCTGGGTTCGTGGTATCGGTACTTTTGGATACAACAGCGGTGCATTAGTGCTGATAGACGGACTGGAAGGAGATCTTAATTCAATAGATCCGGCTGATATTGAAAGTTTTTCGATATTGAAAGATGCTTCTGCTACAGCCGTTTATGGAGTTCGTGGCGCCAATGGGGTAGTTTTGATTACTACTAAAAGAGGGGAGGCCGGAAAATTAAGTATCACTGCCCGTGCCAACTTTTCCTTATCGCACCTTCGTCGGCTTCCCGAATATTTAAGGGCTTATGATTATGCCAAGCTGGTGAATGAAGCCATGGAAGTGCGTGGGGATTCTCGTGTATATGGTGATTTGGAAATGGCACTGATCAAAGACAATATGGATCCGGATATGTATCCGGATGTCAGTTGGCAGGACGAAATATTGAACAAGAATTCATTTGAACAAACTTATTATGTGAGCGCCCGTGGTGGCGGGGATGTGGCCAGGTATTTTCTCAGCCTGGGGGCTACTAATGAAACAGCGGCTTATAAACAGGACAAGAGTAGCATATATAGTTCAAATGTCGGGTACAATACCTATAATTATAGGATCAATGTTGACCTGAACGTTACCAAATCCACCAGTCTTTACTTAGGATCGGATGGTTACCTGTCCATCCGGAATGAGCCGGGTATGGCGAATACTGATAATATATGGAAAGCTCAATCCCAACTCAATCCACTTCTTTTTCCCACCAGATATTCCAATGGATTACTTCCTGCAGCTGGTGCTGATGATCTCTCATCTCCATATGTCATGATTAATCATACCGGAAAGTCATCCACGCAGCAGTACAAAGGAAGGGTAACGATTGCGCTTGACCAGGATTTATCCATGTTATTGGATGGGTTAAGTGTTAGAGTGCAGGGAGCTTATGATCTGCACAGCGATTTTTATGAACGCAGGCATATACAACCGGCATTGTATCAGGCA includes these proteins:
- a CDS encoding Gfo/Idh/MocA family oxidoreductase, which produces MMNSRRQFVKNMGIGSAGLILSDISMASGIKNFMGANDTINVAVVGVNGHGITHINAYKKMEKVRIAVICDADSAVLDKIVSNLSNEGIKVKAYKDIRKLYEDKDIDAVSIVTPNHWHALATVWACQAGKHVCVEKPVSHSIWEGRKMVEAARKYKRLVQADLDSRSNMNLDAGIKYMQQNLGKVLLVRIMNYKRRTSIGKIMGPGNIPSTVDYDLWTGPSPAQPLPRKKLHYDWHWQWLTGNSELGNNGPHQLDICRWALGKSTLPRSAFSFGGRYGYNDDGETPNTQVAVFDYDGTPVIYDSRGLGEKTGIDNMDGAVIYSAAGKRIFHPYKGTANCVVYFICEKGILSGNTVYDNDGNVIKTFREQGSTGPQFSFIKALRSNKIEDLKTDILEGHLSAAISHMGNISYQLGQKEPVGKIKELVKSNPYLEQVCNEMEKHLLANDIDLNKESLFIGPTLFMDSKSERFTGVNSEKANMFVKDTYRYPYIIPDKI
- a CDS encoding IPT/TIG domain-containing protein; its protein translation is MKNVFIKSLWMLCCVLCFISCKDDDDVKREEYDPNKPVLLTSFSPDSGRIAEKILLDGENFGADPQKIKVYFNNKKAPVISSTGKRVYAIVPKMPGDTCTVSVVIGNDSLSYEQKFRYQISVSVSTVTGNGTATYKEGSLAEATLSPTYVCVDNEDNIFVSVRQNPYGIVKVSETENYVTTLIMGTGSVIIPNALCVDKHTEIITVPSEHSLTGFFTCDPKEAWAPRGRSFRIVETNGYPIPTNTWKHSMAACEYDGYVYTRFWEGQIIKINPKTYDAEIIYQTPNGTSSGLTFHSLQPKMLYFTGYSGGIANGLYSFDITDPGNTFKRLTASGSGHRDGELAISLLNYPWQIYFDPDGNLYIADCNNHCIRRVTTDNMMETVVGMPGTSGWKDGGKEEALFNQPRGVGVSNDGTVYVADWGNNRIRKLAIE
- a CDS encoding DUF1080 domain-containing protein; protein product: MKKIFVVLWLLLFSVLSNTYAQSSVPEGFISLFNGTTFHGWNIQPDKGAWQVIDGVIRCIGTPNTPYLILTEKEYENFELYIDFKMSEGCNSGLFLHQTERSWGRESRNGMEIQIFDNAGRGISKNSCGAVYDQVPPIANPVKPAGLWNTYYIIMDWPFLKIWLNGQLIQDLNLENYPDLKYRLRKGYIGLQNHDHFVEFKNIYIKELPSSEKPWSNLFDGKNLSGWTKTGNATWKIENGVLIASGGSGYLISNDEFENYELQIFGKKYQNGGNSCIFYSWQNEKDMGYRTDFNEMKLGYQFPLIQVINEGNKSSVRYNGEEISFNTGQTTNPRGKIVLYHSEKDGEIKIAKIRIKNLDTLTKK